One window from the genome of Gimesia aquarii encodes:
- the pilM gene encoding pilus assembly protein PilM translates to MISIQRSQYSPIGLQLGPSSATLVQLAGSRQNRVVHAIAQEQFELDETLSIEERDANIAAQIRQILSDHHFKGRNVISCLGSQELFIQNVRLPQLPVDEIAKVVAWEAEERLPYPLAEAELRHLPAGQVRQESNTKQEVILLACHSGILQRHLNLLEQAGLTAVAIDVEPSATLRCFHDSSNDVQTNATNCYLNFGDAATTVIFADQQNVLFLKYIMQGSNHLDHAVAENLDLPLKEAIRLRKIVTNSPTLDASDELHRSVIDSIRSILETISTEVENCLRYYKVTFRGKKLDQLIVTGNESSPWLIEFLSDRLSTECNMGNPFESLKCWPTSTSILERPGRWTTAMGLAMKEKSNS, encoded by the coding sequence ATGATCTCTATACAACGTTCACAATACAGTCCGATTGGCTTACAACTGGGGCCCAGCTCAGCCACTCTGGTTCAGTTAGCAGGCTCGCGCCAGAATCGCGTCGTCCATGCCATCGCACAAGAACAATTCGAATTAGATGAAACACTTTCAATCGAGGAACGAGATGCGAACATTGCTGCCCAGATACGTCAGATTTTATCTGACCATCATTTTAAAGGGCGTAACGTGATCAGTTGCCTGGGATCGCAGGAATTATTTATCCAGAACGTCAGACTACCCCAGCTACCTGTGGATGAAATTGCCAAAGTTGTGGCGTGGGAAGCAGAGGAGCGACTGCCTTATCCGTTAGCAGAAGCTGAGTTGCGTCATTTACCGGCCGGCCAAGTTCGTCAAGAATCAAATACCAAACAGGAAGTCATTCTTCTAGCATGTCACTCTGGAATCCTGCAACGACATCTGAACCTATTAGAGCAAGCCGGTTTGACTGCGGTTGCCATCGATGTAGAACCATCTGCAACACTCCGGTGCTTTCATGATTCTTCAAACGACGTGCAAACGAATGCAACCAATTGCTATCTCAATTTTGGTGATGCCGCCACAACTGTGATTTTTGCGGATCAGCAAAACGTATTGTTTCTGAAATACATTATGCAAGGCAGCAACCACCTCGACCATGCTGTTGCAGAAAATCTTGACCTGCCATTGAAAGAAGCAATTCGCCTTCGAAAGATCGTTACCAATTCACCAACATTAGATGCCAGCGATGAATTGCACCGCTCGGTTATCGATTCAATTCGTTCCATTTTGGAAACGATCAGTACAGAAGTTGAAAACTGCCTACGGTATTACAAAGTTACCTTCCGCGGGAAAAAACTGGACCAACTCATTGTCACTGGAAATGAATCAAGTCCGTGGTTGATTGAATTCTTGTCGGATCGTTTAAGTACAGAATGCAACATGGGCAATCCCTTTGAAAGTCTGAAATGTTGGCCGACATCAACTTCGATTTTGGAACGTCCTGGTAGATGGACTACGGCGATGGGATTGGCCATGAAAGAAAAAAGCAATTCATGA
- a CDS encoding PilN domain-containing protein — MIPEIDFLPASYREVRRRHRNRIWRRTIVLIFLVLVTLGTVRQREIQHNLLTQKKDLEERARLMNAQLEDPDQLNQKIKVTEIRANLLAALQLDESPAQLLSIISSTLPEFVSLDEFHFSFEKVFVKKKSKPDKVPDKDVTEMIPALVDLQNLKEQHARENLVINVQGMSPDHLSISHYMSNLDQLGLFREIDLVQSNEMVFEGQPMRVFRLRIVVNAPGMYVPQVNHRSTAGLDLSITGGFKNE, encoded by the coding sequence ATGATACCTGAAATAGATTTTTTACCAGCAAGTTATCGCGAAGTACGAAGACGTCACCGTAATCGAATCTGGCGACGGACTATCGTTCTGATTTTCCTTGTCCTGGTGACTTTGGGAACAGTACGCCAAAGAGAAATTCAACATAATCTTCTTACACAAAAAAAAGATCTGGAAGAACGTGCGCGCCTTATGAACGCACAACTGGAAGACCCAGATCAACTCAATCAAAAAATCAAGGTAACGGAGATACGAGCTAACTTGCTTGCTGCTCTTCAACTGGATGAATCACCTGCGCAACTGTTGTCCATCATTAGCAGTACGCTTCCAGAGTTTGTTTCTTTAGATGAATTTCACTTCTCGTTTGAAAAAGTCTTTGTCAAAAAGAAATCAAAACCTGATAAAGTTCCAGATAAAGACGTAACCGAAATGATACCTGCCCTGGTAGATCTGCAAAACTTGAAAGAACAGCACGCACGAGAGAATTTAGTCATCAACGTACAGGGAATGTCTCCCGATCATCTTTCGATTTCCCACTATATGTCAAATCTGGATCAGCTGGGATTATTTCGAGAAATCGATCTCGTTCAATCAAATGAAATGGTCTTTGAAGGTCAACCTATGCGTGTATTCCGTCTTCGAATCGTCGTGAATGCACCAGGAATGTATGTTCCACAGGTCAATCATCGAAGTACTGCTGGATTGGACCTCTCAATTACAGGAGGATTCAAAAATGAATGA
- the pilO gene encoding type 4a pilus biogenesis protein PilO: protein MNEKLRRDSLITIISLAVVVAVFTFVVYLPGLKNKQQLQKEITEIQQSISEIPKKVKHLEQLHQQLNQQQAFIDRLTKRIPSDRDTHEVLQRVALLAKQSSLTVSELNPGEFVSQETYLRQPFVLDVTGPYSGLVHFLNGLDQEQRLFIISDVSISKQNGANEEFIKGTIELSVYVLRDKQTDFSDFDENRISNAFLSADKR from the coding sequence ATGAATGAAAAATTACGTCGCGATAGTTTAATTACAATTATCAGCCTTGCTGTAGTAGTTGCTGTTTTTACTTTTGTTGTCTATCTACCAGGTTTGAAAAATAAACAACAACTGCAAAAAGAAATCACAGAGATTCAACAATCAATTAGTGAAATTCCTAAAAAGGTTAAACACCTGGAACAACTTCATCAGCAGTTAAATCAGCAGCAAGCATTTATTGACAGGCTCACAAAACGTATCCCGTCAGATAGAGATACACACGAAGTATTACAAAGGGTTGCGTTACTTGCCAAACAATCCTCCCTGACAGTTTCGGAATTAAATCCAGGAGAATTTGTTTCACAAGAGACCTATCTCAGACAACCTTTTGTGTTAGATGTCACAGGTCCCTATAGCGGCCTGGTTCATTTTTTGAATGGGTTAGACCAAGAGCAACGTTTGTTTATCATATCAGATGTCTCTATTTCAAAGCAAAATGGGGCAAATGAGGAATTTATTAAAGGAACTATAGAGTTGTCGGTCTACGTATTACGCGATAAACAGACAGATTTTTCGGATTTTGACGAAAATCGGATTAGTAATGCGTTTCTTTCAGCCGATAAAAGATAA
- a CDS encoding STAS domain-containing protein: MQITTEIFGTVLVAHTPDELTDDTSTDFVNALSEAINDQHFQVVLQMDRSELLDSAGLTALLDLQDLTRERGGNLKISGLEDPGKKILEMTRLDQRFDLFDSVIDAVSSFQ, from the coding sequence ATGCAGATTACAACAGAAATTTTTGGAACAGTGTTGGTTGCTCACACACCAGATGAACTGACGGATGATACATCCACAGATTTTGTGAATGCGCTTTCCGAAGCCATTAATGATCAACATTTTCAGGTTGTACTGCAAATGGATCGCAGCGAATTGCTGGACAGTGCGGGTTTGACTGCATTACTGGATTTACAAGACCTGACACGCGAACGAGGTGGAAATCTCAAAATTAGTGGTCTGGAAGACCCTGGGAAAAAAATTCTGGAAATGACACGGCTTGATCAACGATTCGATCTTTTTGATTCAGTAATTGATGCCGTCTCCAGTTTTCAATAA
- a CDS encoding tetratricopeptide repeat protein: MASYNCSYLRSLFRLFCFAPLLCCGCQLVPFSTSSSVVNQAPETKDSQQENLTVEKTSDSPFGLQANELVQQALGHYSNGELKQAKILLASAREIDPGHIGTFEIEAQLSYDMGDQNQFLQSLRAIRAASPHDSEKQSAIGTLFFQAGQTEEGISCLKRAIELKPYNEDYALKLAAFYEQTGMTGEAQNVLLRALHTTPGSRRLPIALGRVCEANQQWDQARIYYAMVVNHFPKNHVWRKHFARCLYHSEHYSEAFEQFSICQKNDPESLSLSEMIAFGDSALRIGNLEKAQHVFDEISANHQRQLLHVEILRGLCAINRGQNISAKTIIDTARTKWPTDPTLLQVASLLPSL, encoded by the coding sequence ATGGCTTCCTATAACTGTTCCTATTTACGATCTCTGTTTCGACTGTTTTGCTTTGCTCCGCTTCTCTGCTGCGGTTGTCAGCTCGTTCCTTTTTCCACTTCGTCTTCTGTAGTGAATCAGGCACCAGAAACTAAGGACTCTCAGCAGGAAAATCTTACCGTAGAAAAAACGAGTGATTCTCCTTTCGGTCTGCAGGCAAACGAACTCGTCCAGCAGGCGCTAGGTCATTATTCGAATGGTGAATTAAAACAAGCAAAAATTCTTCTGGCATCAGCTCGAGAGATAGACCCAGGTCATATTGGTACATTCGAAATCGAAGCACAGCTTTCGTATGACATGGGAGATCAAAACCAGTTTCTACAGTCATTGCGTGCGATTCGTGCAGCAAGCCCACATGATTCCGAAAAACAGAGTGCCATTGGAACTCTGTTTTTTCAGGCGGGACAGACCGAGGAGGGTATTTCCTGTCTGAAACGCGCTATTGAGTTAAAACCATATAATGAAGATTATGCTCTCAAGCTGGCGGCATTCTATGAACAAACGGGGATGACTGGCGAAGCTCAGAATGTACTTTTACGTGCTTTACACACCACGCCGGGCAGTCGTCGGCTTCCCATTGCTCTGGGTCGTGTTTGTGAAGCAAACCAGCAGTGGGACCAGGCGAGAATCTATTATGCCATGGTTGTAAATCACTTCCCCAAAAATCATGTCTGGCGGAAGCACTTTGCTCGATGCCTGTACCATTCGGAGCATTATTCCGAAGCATTTGAACAATTTTCCATCTGTCAGAAAAATGATCCAGAATCACTCTCACTATCGGAAATGATTGCGTTCGGAGATTCAGCTCTGCGAATTGGGAACCTTGAGAAAGCCCAGCATGTTTTTGACGAGATCTCTGCTAACCATCAACGCCAATTACTCCACGTGGAAATATTACGAGGATTATGTGCGATAAATCGCGGTCAGAATATCAGTGCAAAAACTATTATCGATACAGCCCGTACAAAGTGGCCTACTGACCCTACTCTATTGCAAGTCGCATCCTTGCTGCCCTCTTTATAA
- a CDS encoding response regulator, protein MAPLIYVCDDDSHIVRAISMKLKKAGFGVEGFRDGFCCWEKVQQQAPDMIITDLQMPRMNGLELCGKIRTFPSTQTIPVTLLTGKGFEFDHDEYMQTLKINNVMVKPFSPKKLLTQVQESLNITDDVIA, encoded by the coding sequence ATGGCTCCTCTCATTTATGTTTGTGATGACGATTCACATATTGTTCGAGCAATTTCGATGAAGCTCAAAAAAGCAGGTTTTGGAGTTGAAGGCTTCCGTGATGGATTCTGTTGTTGGGAAAAAGTTCAACAACAAGCCCCCGATATGATTATCACCGATTTACAAATGCCACGTATGAATGGATTGGAACTCTGTGGAAAAATTCGCACTTTTCCAAGTACACAAACCATTCCTGTTACGTTATTAACCGGTAAGGGTTTTGAATTCGATCATGATGAATATATGCAAACATTAAAAATAAATAACGTCATGGTGAAGCCATTTAGCCCCAAAAAATTATTAACACAAGTCCAGGAAAGCCTCAACATCACTGATGATGTGATTGCTTAG
- a CDS encoding sensor histidine kinase: MKSYSKYWFLVLLLLVVSCIDSLLISSQFVSPVFALVISLIASLAGWFWLVKTIEQDRDQIASYLRNPDLIRPGFQRKNFFGNVFAEAIQKIEDSDNDLISTKQVKTMLKARLNTSLKRELLMESVIKHLDYGILIFDAQHELEFSNSAAELFLIDQDEQNQNYSDSSLSLSKALINHAIIPELAELLTKTIERRDATLRRRAEFELTTNDSSSYYRAVATNLWDENQSILGTMIVVENIGEEQNEKARHAEFVSSVAHELKTPMSGIKAYVEMLLDGDCDEQEAQELYGFMNDQIDRLTRLVNSMLNLARIESGVIEIKRHDHELNDILKTAADVISPNAVEKDISFITELSDLYLPVHVDNDMLGQAIINLLSNAVKYTPNGHEVRLRSRMEDSSAVIEVRDTGMGIPENSLPHIFDRFYRVPENNSSAAGTGLGLALVHFIVTNVHNGSISVQSKVNEGTCFNITIPLGHQEKKKVRQVASPVNV; the protein is encoded by the coding sequence ATGAAAAGCTATAGTAAATACTGGTTCCTCGTATTGCTGCTGTTAGTAGTGAGCTGTATAGATAGCCTTTTGATATCTAGTCAGTTTGTTAGCCCGGTATTTGCGCTTGTGATCTCGTTGATTGCATCGTTAGCCGGTTGGTTCTGGTTGGTCAAAACGATCGAACAAGACCGTGATCAAATCGCTTCCTATTTAAGAAACCCTGACTTAATACGCCCGGGTTTCCAACGTAAAAACTTCTTCGGAAACGTTTTTGCCGAAGCGATTCAAAAAATCGAGGATTCTGATAACGATTTAATTTCCACAAAACAAGTTAAAACGATGCTTAAGGCACGTTTGAATACTTCACTCAAAAGAGAACTTTTAATGGAATCCGTGATCAAGCACCTGGATTACGGAATCTTGATTTTTGACGCACAACATGAGCTTGAATTTTCGAATTCTGCTGCTGAACTATTTCTGATAGATCAGGATGAGCAAAATCAAAACTATTCAGACTCAAGTTTATCGCTCAGCAAAGCATTAATAAATCATGCCATTATACCCGAGCTTGCCGAACTACTCACAAAGACGATCGAACGTAGAGACGCCACGCTTCGCAGACGAGCAGAATTTGAACTCACAACCAATGATTCTAGCAGTTACTACCGCGCTGTTGCCACCAATCTCTGGGATGAGAATCAGTCGATACTGGGCACAATGATTGTAGTTGAAAATATTGGTGAAGAGCAGAATGAAAAAGCGAGACACGCTGAATTTGTGTCTTCAGTAGCGCATGAGTTAAAAACACCGATGTCGGGAATCAAAGCTTATGTAGAAATGCTTCTGGATGGTGACTGTGATGAACAGGAAGCACAAGAACTATACGGATTTATGAATGATCAGATTGATCGTCTCACGCGATTGGTAAACAGCATGCTTAATCTCGCGAGAATTGAAAGTGGTGTCATTGAAATTAAGCGACACGACCATGAGTTAAACGACATTTTGAAAACAGCCGCAGATGTGATTTCGCCCAATGCAGTAGAAAAAGACATCTCATTTATTACGGAATTAAGTGACCTTTATTTACCCGTGCATGTAGATAATGATATGTTAGGTCAGGCGATTATCAATCTTCTATCGAACGCAGTTAAATATACACCTAACGGACACGAAGTACGCCTGCGAAGTCGAATGGAAGATTCTTCTGCTGTGATTGAAGTTCGCGATACGGGAATGGGTATACCGGAAAACTCCTTACCCCATATTTTTGACCGATTCTATAGAGTTCCCGAAAACAATAGTTCGGCAGCCGGGACCGGTTTGGGGCTGGCATTAGTCCACTTTATTGTTACTAATGTGCACAACGGCTCGATCTCAGTTCAGTCCAAGGTAAATGAAGGAACCTGTTTTAATATTACCATTCCGCTGGGTCACCAGGAAAAGAAAAAAGTAAGGCAGGTCGCCTCACCAGTGAATGTCTGA
- a CDS encoding type II secretion system protein GspD encodes MKRQFFIPAFWATLTGLSLLLIAAMTDVKTPHSLFISPHHQAKSQHVEVEPVVSKTIALPEAEPQSSVSNPKVSSKAIPQQQIPKTASTHPEAQTQTVSLQKKTPRSRILVEPGIEISTDPETDVKHVRSVQFNVASNSDLMTREPEPSKMELRLASLTKKVDRLANLQLQSRQQSNMELAQNTDRLEQATKLLQQMQQMNQLRDLERKLDSMQQKPTAKATDTEKKTTPQNTEAPQANQTNTTTKKQNKPLLKVSPNNDSKETFSLQIQDAEIMQVLDMLGELSDTNILAGQGVTGTITANLKNVTPGQALDAILRSRDLTSEKEGEFIYVMTQAEMEQKKKSNRKVITKLYTPFYVSAKELQNLITPLLTENVGLVSLTTPSEIGISPDATQAGGDSFAQNDSIVVRDYPEIIEEVDRLLEKMDVPPMQVVIEAMIISVLLTDDMRFGVNFAMLGDSGRSLLVDGNGQTLNNSSGFPGSGASSIVPPTGQFIADVAGLKYGFLRGDISGFIEALEDITETNLIASPQLRALNKQKAELIIGDRISYSTITQNGNTSIQNVNFLDSGIVLNMRPFITPDGQIRMEIHPERSTATISEVTDLPDLQTTEVTTNVMVRDGHTVVIGGLIEERANNTKNQVPFLGAIPVIGNAFRLQRETLRRTELIILITPRIIHAEAARAEGETLEYEAAERIEAFKENFLPINQVRIVQSHIKQAKKYLRIGNLPKAKLHINTAVRLDKNNIEAIQLQKYIKEALKNRNRSLIGLPPTQATEVHIPSLEGDP; translated from the coding sequence ATGAAAAGACAATTTTTTATACCGGCATTCTGGGCAACATTAACTGGGCTATCGCTGCTATTGATTGCCGCTATGACCGACGTCAAAACTCCTCATTCTTTATTTATTTCCCCTCACCATCAGGCGAAATCACAACACGTTGAGGTTGAGCCTGTTGTCAGCAAAACGATAGCGTTGCCAGAAGCGGAACCGCAATCATCTGTTTCAAATCCAAAAGTGAGCTCGAAAGCAATTCCACAGCAACAGATTCCGAAAACGGCATCGACACATCCAGAGGCTCAAACACAAACGGTTTCACTTCAAAAGAAAACACCCCGTTCGCGGATTCTGGTTGAACCTGGAATCGAAATCTCCACTGATCCTGAAACAGATGTGAAGCATGTTCGCTCTGTGCAATTTAATGTGGCTTCTAATTCGGACTTGATGACACGTGAGCCAGAGCCTTCCAAAATGGAACTGCGTTTGGCAAGTTTGACGAAAAAAGTCGATCGACTGGCAAATTTGCAACTCCAATCTCGACAACAATCCAACATGGAATTAGCACAGAATACGGACCGACTGGAACAAGCTACAAAGCTCCTTCAACAGATGCAGCAAATGAATCAGTTGCGTGATCTAGAACGGAAGCTGGACAGTATGCAGCAAAAACCGACAGCGAAAGCCACAGACACAGAGAAAAAAACGACGCCGCAAAACACAGAAGCACCCCAAGCGAATCAGACCAATACTACAACTAAAAAACAGAATAAGCCACTTCTTAAAGTAAGCCCTAATAACGATTCAAAGGAAACGTTTTCTTTGCAGATTCAAGATGCAGAGATCATGCAGGTTCTGGACATGCTTGGCGAACTTTCCGATACAAATATTCTGGCGGGGCAGGGAGTGACGGGCACAATTACCGCTAATTTAAAGAACGTCACTCCCGGACAAGCTCTAGATGCGATTTTGCGTTCGCGCGATTTAACTTCTGAAAAAGAGGGTGAATTTATTTACGTGATGACACAAGCAGAGATGGAGCAGAAAAAAAAGTCCAACCGCAAGGTGATCACGAAATTATATACTCCTTTCTATGTGAGCGCTAAAGAATTACAAAACCTGATTACACCTTTATTGACAGAAAATGTCGGGCTTGTTTCATTAACTACTCCCAGTGAAATCGGTATCTCGCCTGATGCAACGCAAGCCGGCGGTGACTCATTTGCACAGAATGACTCCATTGTTGTTCGCGATTATCCTGAAATCATAGAAGAAGTCGACCGTTTACTCGAAAAAATGGACGTACCTCCCATGCAAGTTGTTATCGAAGCGATGATCATCAGTGTGCTGCTTACTGATGACATGCGATTCGGCGTGAACTTTGCCATGTTGGGAGATAGTGGTAGAAGCTTGCTTGTCGATGGCAACGGTCAGACTTTGAACAATTCCAGTGGTTTTCCAGGCTCTGGAGCGAGTTCTATTGTTCCACCGACAGGACAGTTTATAGCTGATGTAGCTGGCTTGAAATACGGGTTTTTGCGCGGTGATATTAGCGGATTCATCGAAGCCCTGGAAGACATCACCGAAACGAACCTGATCGCATCACCTCAACTACGTGCTTTAAACAAACAGAAAGCCGAATTGATCATCGGCGATCGAATCAGTTATTCCACCATCACACAAAATGGAAACACTTCGATCCAGAACGTTAACTTTCTGGACTCAGGTATCGTTCTCAACATGCGCCCCTTTATTACCCCCGATGGACAAATTCGCATGGAAATTCATCCGGAACGAAGTACAGCTACAATCAGTGAGGTAACGGACCTGCCGGATTTACAAACAACAGAGGTCACTACCAATGTCATGGTTCGCGATGGTCATACTGTTGTCATAGGTGGTTTAATCGAAGAACGAGCCAATAACACAAAAAATCAGGTCCCTTTTTTAGGGGCGATTCCTGTGATTGGCAATGCATTTCGTCTTCAAAGGGAAACACTCAGACGTACGGAACTAATTATTCTGATTACTCCCCGCATCATACATGCTGAGGCAGCTCGGGCTGAGGGAGAAACACTAGAGTATGAGGCAGCAGAACGCATCGAAGCGTTTAAAGAGAACTTCCTGCCCATCAATCAGGTACGCATTGTTCAATCACACATCAAGCAAGCCAAAAAATATCTGAGAATCGGCAACTTGCCTAAAGCAAAGTTGCACATCAATACTGCAGTTCGCCTCGATAAGAACAATATCGAAGCGATTCAATTACAAAAATACATCAAAGAAGCATTGAAAAATCGAAATCGAAGCCTGATTGGTCTACCCCCTACACAAGCGACAGAAGTACATATTCCTTCGCTGGAGGGAGATCCTTAA
- a CDS encoding sensor domain-containing diguanylate cyclase, producing MRNYYAAIQFWSYALLVVCLCPLAVLLGTYMDWPLGAAPLLLLTLPTILAAVSSPRICYWTITALAVCACFAEILFRTDISEVNTTYLFSILSAAVLVGMTLLIDLYIGKLRGTISQFDAQNDELVRRLYESQKEPTSGFDNISSDSETEPDETSDTDSAEKDVNYPLLLLTLQDIGRRISTNQSNESLIPTVISTAKASLQCEHCQVYLWDSKVRALKNPLPARSRDKLDYRPDPNQGVAAWVIENRQIVMRNDADQDYRLKRILEEDPHMPDAIAPLTVGSELIGLLIIDKVDLDSPTIGRLIYILSNIYALGIKNSQLFKRIEEMASRDGLTGLFNHATFQEKLQQLTKTADAQSTTLSIIMSDIDHFKSFNDTFGHQAGDFVLKEVARIWKTVMPENAIVARYGGEEFIGVLIDHEYSQAMQIAEDLRETLENCPILFEGQQLQVTASFGVTEYKHPASNTNEFVRIADEYLYKAKENGRNRVVGMAPNSTRKPSS from the coding sequence ATGCGAAATTATTATGCTGCCATCCAGTTCTGGTCTTACGCACTGTTGGTAGTCTGTCTCTGTCCACTCGCCGTCTTGCTGGGTACATACATGGATTGGCCACTGGGTGCAGCTCCGTTGCTGCTGCTCACTCTACCTACGATTCTGGCAGCAGTATCTTCACCACGGATCTGTTACTGGACAATTACCGCTCTAGCCGTTTGTGCATGTTTTGCTGAAATCCTTTTCAGAACAGACATCAGTGAAGTTAATACCACTTATCTTTTCAGCATCTTGAGCGCTGCCGTGCTCGTAGGAATGACATTATTAATCGATCTCTATATTGGCAAGCTGCGAGGTACCATTTCTCAATTTGATGCACAAAATGATGAATTGGTTCGTCGACTCTATGAATCTCAGAAAGAACCCACGTCCGGTTTCGATAATATCAGCTCAGACTCTGAAACAGAACCAGATGAAACATCTGACACGGACTCTGCAGAGAAAGATGTTAACTATCCGTTATTATTATTGACGCTGCAGGATATTGGTCGACGTATTTCTACCAACCAATCTAATGAGTCATTGATTCCTACAGTCATCAGCACCGCTAAAGCTTCTTTGCAATGCGAACACTGTCAGGTGTATCTATGGGATAGCAAAGTACGTGCCCTGAAAAATCCGCTCCCTGCTCGATCGCGTGACAAACTGGATTACCGACCAGATCCAAATCAAGGAGTTGCTGCGTGGGTGATCGAGAATCGTCAGATCGTGATGCGAAACGATGCAGATCAGGACTATCGACTGAAAAGGATTTTGGAAGAAGATCCTCATATGCCGGATGCTATTGCTCCTTTGACAGTTGGTTCAGAATTAATTGGCTTGCTGATAATCGACAAGGTCGATCTTGACTCTCCTACAATTGGAAGATTGATTTACATTCTTTCGAATATCTATGCCTTGGGAATTAAGAATTCTCAGTTATTCAAACGCATTGAAGAAATGGCGAGTCGCGATGGATTAACAGGATTGTTTAATCACGCTACATTCCAGGAAAAATTACAACAACTGACAAAAACAGCGGACGCACAATCGACTACACTCAGTATCATCATGAGTGACATCGATCATTTTAAATCATTCAACGACACGTTCGGTCATCAGGCAGGAGATTTTGTTTTAAAAGAAGTGGCCCGCATCTGGAAGACAGTGATGCCGGAAAATGCCATTGTTGCCCGCTACGGTGGTGAGGAATTTATCGGCGTCCTGATCGATCACGAGTACTCACAGGCAATGCAGATTGCTGAAGACTTACGAGAAACACTGGAAAATTGTCCTATCTTGTTTGAAGGACAACAACTTCAAGTAACAGCCAGCTTTGGAGTGACGGAATATAAACATCCTGCTTCCAATACCAACGAGTTCGTTCGAATTGCAGACGAATATTTATACAAGGCCAAAGAAAACGGTCGAAATCGAGTGGTCGGAATGGCTCCAAACTCGACAAGAAAACCTAGTTCATAG